From a region of the Sulfuriferula plumbiphila genome:
- a CDS encoding 4Fe-4S dicluster domain-containing protein: MSNSSSQAAARYNNNFLKEVEAMVEEGNWVKMCMQCGVCSGSCPTNFQAGWDHPPQEIFMMIRAGKREEVLTSQSMWMCTSCYNCIVRCPRKLPITHIMHGLANYAHRLGIAPKNQPTRHFAKLFWNNCIQTGRVNELKLSLGLYFRDGFKQGIINGLAMKDVGLGLLKAKRLNPFELFKPHGCKDQKGIHAMLKKAHEIEERRKAIKTA, from the coding sequence ATGAGTAATTCAAGCAGTCAGGCCGCCGCCCGGTACAACAATAACTTCCTCAAGGAAGTCGAGGCCATGGTGGAGGAGGGCAACTGGGTCAAGATGTGCATGCAGTGCGGCGTATGCTCCGGCTCCTGCCCTACCAATTTCCAGGCGGGATGGGATCATCCGCCGCAGGAAATCTTCATGATGATCCGTGCCGGCAAGCGCGAGGAAGTGCTGACCTCGCAATCCATGTGGATGTGCACCTCGTGCTACAACTGCATCGTGCGTTGCCCGCGCAAGCTGCCGATTACCCACATCATGCACGGACTTGCCAACTACGCGCACCGCCTGGGGATTGCTCCAAAAAACCAGCCCACCCGGCATTTTGCCAAGCTGTTCTGGAACAACTGCATCCAGACCGGCCGGGTGAATGAGCTGAAACTCTCCCTGGGTTTGTATTTCAGGGATGGTTTCAAACAGGGGATTATCAATGGCCTGGCGATGAAGGATGTCGGACTGGGTTTGTTGAAAGCCAAACGGCTCAACCCGTTTGAGCTGTTCAAGCCGCACGGCTGCAAGGATCAGAAAGGCATCCATGCCATGCTGAAAAAGGCGCATGAGATTGAAGAGCGCCGCAAGGCGATCAAAACGGCTTAA